One region of Oryza sativa Japonica Group chromosome 5, ASM3414082v1 genomic DNA includes:
- the LOC107280921 gene encoding BURP domain-containing protein 8 gives MPGAIRDLINPARSASQEDTDMDEVSTDAVFFLEKDLFPGSKITLHFTRGGACAMVLLRGRADAIPFASEKLPEILTQLSVPAGSRAAEDMRTTLAECEAALLGARDQAKHCVTSLESMVEFAAASLGTRDIRAVSTEVIGTGAAETPRQEYTVEAVKPVVSVSGGNMVTCHGMPYAYAVFGCHTTTATAYAVTLAGADGTRAEALATCHGDAFPGVAEAYERVGVAAGSVPVCHIMPLGDMLWVRN, from the coding sequence ATGCCCGGCGCCATTCGCGACCTCATCAACCCTGCGAGGTCAGCTTCGCAGGAGGACACGGACATGGACGAGGTGAGCACGGACGCGGTGTTCTTCCTCGAGAAGGACCTGTTCCCGGGCTCCAAGATCACGCTCCACTTCACCCGCGGCGGCGCCTGCGCCATGGTGCTCCTCCGTGGCCGCGCCGACGCCATCCCGTTCGCCTCCGAGAAGCTCCCGGAGATCCTCACCCAGCTCTCCGTCCCCGCCGGCTCACGCGCCGCCGAGGACATGCGGACCACCCTCGCCGAGTGCGAGGCCGCGCTGCTCGGCGCCCGCGACCAGGCCAAGCACTGCGTGACGTCGCTCGAGTCCATGGTCGagttcgccgccgccagcctcggCACCCGCGACATCCGCGCCGTCTCCACGGAGGTGATCGGCACGGGGGCGGCGGAGACGCCGAGGCAGGAGTACACGGTGGAGGCCGTGAAGCCCGTCGTGTCTGTCTCCGGCGGCAACATGGTGACGTGCCACGGGATGCCCTACGCGTACGCCGTGTTCGGGTGCCACACGACCACGGCCACCGCGTACGCGGTGACGCTCGCCGGTGCCGATGGGACCCGGGCGGAGGCGCTCGCGACGTGCCACGGCGACGCGTTCCCCGGCGTGGCGGAGGCGTACGAGAGGGTCGGCGTGGCGGCCGGGAGCGTGCCGGTGTGCCACATCATGCCGCTGGGCGACATGCTGTGGGTGCGCAACTGA